In a genomic window of Gigantopelta aegis isolate Gae_Host chromosome 9, Gae_host_genome, whole genome shotgun sequence:
- the LOC121381609 gene encoding uncharacterized protein DDB_G0271670-like — protein SSSSSSSSSSSSSSSSSSSSSSSSSSSSSSSSSSSSSSSSSSSSSSSSSSSSSSSSSSSSSSSSSSSSSSSSSSSSSSSSSSSSSSSSSSSSSSSSSSSSSSSSSSSSSSSSSSSSSSSSSSSSSSSSSSSSSSSSSTSSSSSSSSSSSSSSSSSSSSSSSSSSSSSSSSSSSISSSSSSSSSSSSSSSSSSSSSSSSSSSSSSSSSSSSSSSSSSSSSSSSSSSSSSSSSSSSSSSSSSSSSSSSSSSSSSSSSSSSSSSSSSRSSSSSSSSSSSSSSSSSSSSSSSSSSSISSSNSSSSSSSSSSSSSSSSSSSSSSSSSSSSSSSSSSSSSSSSSSSSSSSSSSSSSSSSSS, from the exons agtagcagcagtagtagtagtagtagtagtagtagtagtagcagtagcagtagcagcagcagtagtagtagtagtagtagtagtagtagtagtagtagcagtagtagcagcagtagtagtagtagcagtagcagcagtagtagtagtagtagtagtagtagtagtagcagtagcagcagcagcagtagtagtagtagcagtagtagtagtagcagtagcagcagtagtagtagtagtagtagtagtagtagtagtagcagcagtagtagtagtagtagtagcagtagtagtagcagtagtagtagtagtagtagtagtagtagtagtagtagtagtagcagtagtagtagcagcagcagtagtagtagcagtagtagtagtagtagtagtagtagtagcagtagtagtagcactagtagtagtagtagcagcagcagcagtagtagtagtagtagtagtagtagtagtagtagtagcagtagcagtagcagtagcagtagtagtagtagcagtagtagtattagtagtagtagtagtagtagtagtagtagcagtagtagtagtagtagcagcagta gtagtagtagtagtagtagtagtagtagcagcagcagcagcagtagtagtagtagtagtagtagtagtagtagtagtagtagtagtagtagtagtagcagcagtagtagtagtagtagcagcagcagtagtagtagcagcagtagtagtagcagtagcagcagcagtagtagtagcagcagtagtagtagtagtagtagtagtagtagtagtagcagaagtagtagtagcagtagcagtagtagtagcagcagtagtagtagcagtagcagtagtagtagcagtagcagcagcagtagcattagcagcagcaatagtagtagtagtagtagtagtagtagtagtagtagcagcagcagcagcagcagcagcagtagtagtagtagtagtagtagtagtagtagtagtagtagtagtagcagtagcagcagcagcagtagtagtagcagcagcagcagtagtagtagtagtagtagtagtagtagtagt